A genome region from Diorhabda carinulata isolate Delta chromosome 2, icDioCari1.1, whole genome shotgun sequence includes the following:
- the LOC130903780 gene encoding luciferin 4-monooxygenase-like isoform X4, with the protein MGTNRTFKNISVMTDSPRKNSKSSGVSRGINSYRSTSQTLNIFKDYGGLGHLYYETLASDLDKILQVDIIMSIAETKGSVRSRSIRLASEMRACGIVEKDIVVVCSGKNADQTIVLVASLFLGAIVAPLDPESSNKEKDRLIRKLKPKICFADSRTETHIKRILHEMHLQTKVVSFSQEDGGISEFSKWIQHKEDEEFRPIYIEDPRRTVALILPTQGTTDFPKLVCVSHNNICLQCMNFADIFYHPVNILSFFSFSWFLHIIMVCLCLETSVTLIIPGLFFERSACKVIQDFNVECLLLGTDFAMRLFHSSAAKDYNLSCLKTVMIGVNNTTPHDIYTLKKAMPKVQFLSNYSMVETGCIAATRSKDYPSIFCDKPTTVGSLTLNCKVKIINIHTKEVCPPKKVGEIYYSGDGLMLGYFKDPERTMASREKGYFRTGDVGMFDEAGWLFVRGRLEDMIDIDNWSLFPLDIEDIVLRHPYVKDAVVIGNQKTHVILIKKNLDVEFNEPDLKRW; encoded by the exons ATGGGTACTAATAggacattcaaaaatatttcagtaatgACCGATTCACCAAGAAAGAACAGTAAATCTTCAGGAGTTTCTCGGGGAATCAACTCCTATCGTAGCACAAGtcaaacattgaatatatttaaagacTATGGAGGATTGGGGCATCTGTACTATGAGACACTTGCAAGCGATTTGGATAAAATTCTACAG GTAGATATCATTATGTCAATCGCTGAGACAAAAGGTTCAGTAAGAAGCAGAAGTATAAGATTGGCTTCAGAAATGCGAGCATGCGGAATTGTTGAGAAGGATATAGTAGTTGTTTGTAGTGGAAAAAACGCCGATCAAACTATTg TTCTTGTAGCGTCTCTATTTCTGGGTGCAATTGTTGCTCCATTGGATCCTGAATCAAGTAATAAAGAGAAAGATCGTCTCATTAGGAAACTAAAGCCAAAGATATGTTTTGCCGATTCCAGGACGGAAACCCATATTAAACGAATATTGCATGAAATGCAtcttcaaacaaaagttgttagCTTCAGTCAAGAAGACGGAG gGATATCTGAGTTCTCTAAATGGATTCAACACAAGGAAGATGAGGAATTTAGACCAATTTATATCGAGGATCCTAGAAGAACAGTTGCATTGATATTACCGACACAAGGAACCACCGATTTTCCAAAACTTGTCTGTGTCTCACACAATAATATTTGTCTTCAGTGTATGAACTTTGCAGATATTTTCTATCACCCCGTGAATATACTATCATTTTTCTCCTTTTCATGGTTTCTACATATTATAATGGTGTGTTTATGTTTGGAAACATCAGTAACGTTAATTATTCCTGgacttttttttgaaagatccGCCTGTAAGGTTATACAAGATTTTAATGTTGAGTGTCTACTTTTGGGTACTGATTTTGCGATGAGATTGTTTCATAGCAGCGCTGCCAAG gaTTATAACCTTAGCTGTCTGAAAACTGTTATGATTGGTGTGAATAATACAACACCGCATGATATTTATACACTCAAGAAAGCAATGCCAAAAGTACAATTCCTCTCTAATTACTCTATGGTGGAAACGGGATGTATAGCGGCAACGAGGTCAAAAGATTATCCTTCCATCTTTTGTGATAAACCAACAACCGTTGGGTCGCTAACTCTCAATTGCAaagtcaaaattattaatatacataCGAAAGAGGTGTGTCCACCAAAAAAAGTTGGTGAGATTTATTATTCCGGTGATGGACTCATGTTAGG ttattttaaGGATCCTGAAAGAACCATGGCATCCCGAGAAAAGGGATATTTTAGAACAGGTGATGTAGGGATGTTTGATGAAGCAGGATGGTTGTTTGTGCGCGGAAGACTAGAAGATATGATCGATATTGATAATTGGTCTTTATTTCCGCTTGACATAGAAGACATTGTTTTAAGACATCCATATGTAAAAGATGCTGTAGTTATTGGCAATCAAAAAACACATGTTATTCTGATCAAGAAAAATCTAGATGTAGAATTTAACGAGCCAGACTTGAAACG ATGGTGA